A single genomic interval of Hippea jasoniae harbors:
- the lpxK gene encoding tetraacyldisaccharide 4'-kinase, with amino-acid sequence MDLKKAKQLQKYLKPVLIPFSLGYGAIVNAKELYFSHIHTKKREFKNIKVIGVGNIAVGGVGKTPFVIELAKKLKRFGRVCIITNNYPLKEKRVMLVSLDGNIFKKPPEVNDESYMIAKKVPCSVIASKNRTAAIELALALNAKFVILDDALHLRTIKKDVEICLLKADKPFEDGFYLPAGLIRDSKLALKRCNFTICVNKTDQKIQPQLDCLEAKIKIKGVFDRNLKPIDIKDKEVVAFCGIADPQSFLLTLKKLGANVVYFEEFEDHHFYTLKDIEQLKSIAQEKLLITTYKDFVKLEEEKLNIGFIDIELKIENIDAIIEAIA; translated from the coding sequence ATGGACCTTAAAAAGGCAAAACAGCTCCAGAAATACCTAAAACCTGTTCTAATTCCCTTCTCTTTGGGTTATGGGGCAATAGTTAATGCAAAAGAACTCTATTTTTCTCACATACATACAAAAAAACGGGAATTCAAAAATATTAAAGTTATAGGCGTGGGCAACATAGCAGTAGGAGGCGTCGGCAAAACACCGTTTGTTATTGAACTTGCAAAAAAGCTCAAGCGATTTGGGCGCGTATGTATAATCACAAACAACTATCCACTGAAAGAAAAAAGGGTGATGCTTGTAAGCCTTGATGGTAATATATTCAAAAAACCACCGGAAGTAAACGATGAATCCTACATGATTGCAAAAAAGGTACCCTGCAGTGTTATTGCATCAAAAAACCGCACAGCAGCTATAGAGCTTGCCTTAGCATTAAATGCAAAATTCGTTATCCTTGATGATGCCCTGCATCTAAGGACAATAAAAAAGGACGTTGAGATATGCCTTCTAAAGGCAGACAAACCCTTCGAGGATGGATTTTATCTGCCAGCGGGTCTTATCAGAGACTCAAAGCTTGCCCTGAAGCGGTGCAACTTTACGATATGTGTTAATAAAACAGATCAAAAAATTCAACCACAGTTAGACTGCCTTGAGGCAAAAATTAAGATAAAAGGCGTTTTTGATAGAAATCTAAAACCGATTGATATAAAAGATAAAGAGGTGGTTGCCTTCTGCGGCATAGCAGATCCACAATCTTTTCTTCTCACACTAAAAAAATTAGGGGCAAATGTGGTTTATTTTGAGGAGTTTGAAGACCACCATTTTTATACGCTTAAAGATATAGAGCAGCTAAAATCTATAGCGCAAGAAAAGCTACTCATAACAACCTACAAGGATTTTGTGAAATTGGAAGAGGAGAAACTCAATATAGGTTTTATTGATATAGAACTCAAAATAGAAAATATAGACGCTATCATAGAGGCTATTGCATGA
- a CDS encoding lysophospholipid acyltransferase family protein, producing MKFKAWLIYTILKLYAKTLKIEIEETQLSKEAKEPVVFAFWHEIILFLPFAYKRKRTLKVLQSPHKDGQLASMIINRFGLRTIWGSSSREPVKALKLMIKELKNGFNIAITPDGPKGPPKTLKGGVLEIAYLTKSPIIPVSGEFSSFIRINSWDKMIIPKPFSKVKFIFKDPIYVEKKGEFDKKRKLLEEALDGP from the coding sequence ATGAAATTTAAAGCATGGCTTATCTATACGATATTAAAACTCTATGCAAAAACGCTAAAAATCGAAATAGAGGAAACACAGTTATCAAAAGAGGCAAAAGAACCTGTGGTTTTTGCATTCTGGCATGAGATAATTCTATTTTTGCCGTTTGCATACAAAAGAAAAAGAACACTTAAAGTGCTCCAAAGTCCACATAAAGATGGGCAGCTTGCAAGTATGATTATAAATAGATTTGGCCTAAGAACAATCTGGGGCTCAAGCAGTCGGGAACCTGTAAAGGCGTTAAAATTGATGATTAAAGAATTAAAAAACGGTTTTAACATAGCAATAACGCCTGACGGGCCAAAAGGCCCCCCAAAAACACTAAAGGGAGGGGTTTTAGAAATAGCATATTTAACAAAATCACCTATAATTCCTGTAAGCGGTGAGTTTTCAAGCTTTATAAGGATAAATAGCTGGGATAAAATGATTATCCCAAAACCATTTTCAAAAGTAAAATTTATTTTTAAAGACCCCATCTATGTAGAAAAAAAGGGTGAGTTTGATAAAAAAAGAAAACTACTTGAAGAGGCACTTGATGGACCTTAA
- the lpxB gene encoding lipid-A-disaccharide synthase, which translates to MNAIIITGERSAENYASLLIDHIKKIASDINFYSVCSYIISNKTTKVGDYTNISVIGIKEAKNVLKEALKLQHTVKKTIKEKNIKLVILIDFPEFNMPIAKFSKKLGAKVVYYITPQVWAWRRYRTKKLDLYTDLIIPILPFERCFLNLNNIDKNKIAYFGHPLVDLLYEKVGKHKKENVILIMPGSRNSEILFHAEVMLKAAEIIKKQTDRFDFVWVYPEHLNTENIKHLTEKYEFVNIKRDPHIWMDKAYFGILKSGTTTLEAALFGLPMVVAYRVSNISYRVGKMLIKNIKFISLPNLILNKPIVKELLQDEFNEHNIADAFFEIYHDKSAYKKMQENLKNISTALGEYPITPKIAKAIVEIL; encoded by the coding sequence ATGAACGCAATTATTATAACTGGTGAACGCTCAGCAGAAAATTACGCATCCCTTCTTATAGATCACATAAAAAAAATTGCATCCGATATTAATTTTTACAGCGTATGTTCATATATTATTTCAAACAAGACAACAAAGGTAGGGGATTACACCAATATTTCAGTAATAGGCATAAAAGAGGCAAAAAATGTTTTAAAAGAAGCCTTAAAACTTCAGCATACTGTCAAAAAGACGATAAAGGAAAAAAACATAAAACTTGTTATATTGATAGACTTTCCAGAGTTCAATATGCCGATTGCTAAATTCTCAAAAAAATTGGGTGCAAAGGTTGTTTATTACATAACACCGCAGGTGTGGGCATGGCGCAGATATAGAACAAAAAAGCTTGATTTATACACTGACCTTATTATACCGATACTGCCGTTTGAGCGATGTTTTTTAAATCTCAACAATATAGATAAAAACAAAATCGCTTACTTTGGCCATCCATTGGTGGACCTGCTTTATGAAAAAGTAGGCAAACACAAAAAGGAAAATGTGATCCTCATTATGCCTGGCTCACGAAACAGCGAGATTTTGTTTCATGCAGAAGTGATGCTTAAGGCTGCTGAGATTATAAAAAAACAGACAGACAGGTTTGATTTTGTATGGGTTTATCCAGAGCATCTAAATACAGAAAACATAAAACATCTAACAGAAAAATATGAATTCGTAAATATCAAACGCGATCCTCATATCTGGATGGATAAGGCATACTTTGGTATTCTAAAAAGCGGCACAACAACACTTGAAGCAGCACTGTTTGGATTACCGATGGTTGTTGCATACAGGGTAAGCAATATAAGCTATAGAGTTGGAAAAATGCTTATAAAAAACATAAAGTTTATCTCACTTCCCAACCTAATCCTAAACAAACCGATCGTAAAGGAGCTTCTGCAGGATGAATTTAACGAGCATAATATTGCAGATGCTTTCTTTGAAATTTACCACGACAAATCTGCATACAAAAAGATGCAGGAAAACCTAAAAAACATTTCTACGGCACTTGGTGAGTATCCAATAACCCCAAAAATAGCTAAAGCGATTGTAGAAATCCTATGA
- the lpxA gene encoding acyl-ACP--UDP-N-acetylglucosamine O-acyltransferase, with amino-acid sequence MGIQIHPTAIIEDNVELGENVKIGPNVNIKSQVVIGDNTTIEANAYIGSYTKIGKNCRIFPSAVVGTIPQDLKFKGEFSQLIIGDNTTIREFCMINRGTKGGGGITKIGSNTLIMAYVHIAHDCIIGNSVIIANAVQFAGHVVVEDNAVIGGMSAIHQFVRIGKFAMIGGMSGVALDVAPFCLANGNRATLHGLNLIGLKRNGFSHEEIERLKEAYKTIFKSKLTFQEAYEKLKNSPSVNVIHMIEFLKASSRGFCRDR; translated from the coding sequence ATGGGCATCCAAATCCATCCAACGGCTATTATAGAAGACAATGTCGAGTTGGGTGAAAATGTAAAAATAGGCCCCAATGTTAATATAAAAAGCCAGGTTGTCATCGGCGATAATACCACAATTGAAGCAAATGCATATATAGGCTCATATACAAAAATCGGAAAAAACTGCAGGATATTTCCATCGGCTGTAGTTGGCACAATACCTCAGGATCTGAAATTCAAAGGTGAATTCAGCCAGCTTATAATAGGCGACAATACAACAATCAGAGAATTCTGTATGATCAACAGAGGCACAAAAGGTGGTGGAGGCATAACAAAAATCGGCAGCAACACATTGATTATGGCATATGTGCATATAGCCCATGATTGCATAATAGGCAATAGCGTCATAATAGCCAATGCCGTTCAGTTTGCGGGTCATGTTGTTGTGGAAGATAACGCCGTTATAGGAGGTATGAGCGCCATCCATCAATTCGTTCGCATAGGCAAGTTTGCCATGATTGGTGGAATGAGCGGTGTTGCTCTCGATGTAGCTCCCTTTTGTCTTGCAAACGGAAACAGAGCCACGCTGCATGGATTAAACCTTATAGGCTTAAAAAGAAACGGTTTTTCACATGAAGAGATCGAGCGATTGAAAGAGGCATACAAAACCATTTTTAAAAGTAAACTCACATTTCAAGAGGCCTACGAAAAGCTAAAAAACAGCCCTTCTGTCAATGTTATTCACATGATAGAGTTCTTGAAAGCCTCAAGCAGGGGTTTCTGCAGGGATAGATGA
- the fabZ gene encoding 3-hydroxyacyl-ACP dehydratase FabZ codes for MLSIEKIKEILPHRFPFLLVDRVLEYEKGNYIKTLKNVTINEPFFMGHFPQTSVMPGVLIVEAMAQSGGILAFLSMDEEEFKRSINGKRMVYFLEIEKARFRKPVIPGDQLIMEVRILKHKLDVWKLEGKAFVDGKLAAEAKMAAKVDREKENG; via the coding sequence ATGCTATCGATAGAAAAGATTAAAGAAATACTACCCCATAGGTTTCCCTTTTTGCTTGTGGATAGGGTTTTGGAATATGAAAAGGGCAACTACATAAAAACACTTAAAAATGTTACAATCAACGAACCGTTTTTTATGGGTCATTTTCCCCAGACATCTGTAATGCCTGGCGTGTTAATCGTTGAGGCTATGGCACAAAGCGGCGGTATTTTAGCTTTTCTGTCTATGGATGAGGAGGAGTTTAAACGCTCAATAAACGGCAAACGAATGGTGTATTTTTTAGAGATTGAAAAGGCAAGGTTCAGAAAACCCGTTATTCCTGGCGATCAACTCATTATGGAGGTAAGAATTCTAAAACACAAGCTGGATGTATGGAAACTTGAAGGCAAAGCCTTTGTTGATGGAAAATTGGCAGCTGAGGCAAAAATGGCAGCAAAGGTTGATAGAGAAAAGGAGAATGGCTAA
- the lpxD gene encoding UDP-3-O-(3-hydroxymyristoyl)glucosamine N-acyltransferase — translation MKIEEIAKLLNCSYIKRFEVDIDSLAPIEKAQKNTLSFLSNPKYEKYLKTTKAGCIIAPKSIDPDKYKNLNLVICDDPYLAFAVLLRHFYLPKPPSPKIDKTDIIGENSSIDETAHIEEYVVIGNNVKIGKHTRIMPFVYIGDNVVIKDNCLIYPNVVIRENCVVGNNVIIHAGSVIGSDGFGYAKTQEGRHLKIPQIGNVVIEDDVEIGANVTIDRAALESTIIKKGTKIDNLVQIAHNVEIGENSIIIAQTGISGSTKIGNNVILAGQTGIAGHLKIADNTIITAKSGIGTSIKKAGIYSGIPAYDHNLWLKSSAIMPKLYEMYKKIKELSKTIEELKDAIDRKD, via the coding sequence ATGAAGATAGAAGAGATTGCAAAGCTACTAAACTGTAGCTACATAAAACGATTTGAAGTCGATATAGACAGCCTGGCGCCGATAGAGAAAGCTCAAAAAAATACACTCTCTTTTCTTTCAAATCCAAAATATGAAAAATATCTAAAAACCACTAAAGCCGGCTGTATCATTGCTCCAAAATCTATAGATCCAGATAAATACAAAAATCTCAACTTAGTTATATGCGATGACCCATATCTTGCCTTTGCTGTGCTTTTGCGTCACTTCTATCTACCAAAACCACCTTCCCCAAAGATAGATAAAACAGACATAATAGGCGAAAATTCATCTATAGACGAAACGGCGCATATAGAAGAGTATGTTGTTATAGGAAATAATGTGAAAATCGGCAAGCATACACGCATCATGCCGTTTGTGTATATTGGCGATAATGTAGTAATAAAAGATAATTGCCTAATCTACCCTAATGTTGTTATAAGAGAAAACTGCGTTGTGGGTAATAATGTTATCATTCATGCAGGCAGCGTAATAGGTAGCGATGGCTTCGGTTATGCCAAAACGCAAGAAGGCAGGCATTTAAAAATACCGCAAATCGGTAATGTCGTAATAGAGGACGATGTGGAGATAGGAGCCAACGTCACAATTGATAGAGCAGCACTTGAAAGCACCATTATCAAAAAGGGCACAAAGATCGATAACCTGGTTCAGATAGCACACAATGTTGAGATCGGCGAAAACTCCATAATTATTGCTCAAACCGGTATTTCTGGCTCAACAAAAATAGGCAACAATGTAATATTAGCAGGTCAGACAGGCATTGCAGGTCATCTAAAAATTGCCGATAACACTATCATTACGGCAAAATCGGGCATAGGCACAAGCATAAAAAAGGCAGGCATCTACAGCGGAATTCCTGCATACGATCACAACTTGTGGCTAAAGTCATCGGCAATTATGCCAAAACTATACGAAATGTATAAAAAAATTAAAGAACTTTCAAAAACCATAGAGGAGCTAAAGGATGCTATCGATAGAAAAGATTAA
- a CDS encoding OmpH family outer membrane protein, translating to MKKLTIALVALFVVAISYNAFASTIAVVNLQKILQESKEGKEAKQTIQTLIEAKKIVIKNKTETLKKLAAKLKNSKLPKKEKDKLQKEYYTKLNLLQQYQANASEEVRQKEIQETNKILSRAIKLIKTYAQKHKIDAVFEISQGNVVYWNDALDITQTIIKEMDNSKTKKK from the coding sequence ATGAAAAAACTTACTATTGCATTAGTGGCATTATTCGTGGTGGCTATTTCCTACAACGCATTTGCATCAACAATAGCTGTGGTAAACCTACAAAAGATTTTACAGGAAAGCAAAGAAGGCAAAGAAGCAAAACAAACCATACAGACACTAATAGAAGCCAAAAAAATAGTTATCAAAAACAAAACAGAGACACTAAAAAAACTTGCCGCTAAACTTAAAAATTCAAAACTACCAAAAAAGGAGAAAGACAAACTCCAGAAAGAATATTACACAAAATTAAACCTCTTGCAGCAATATCAGGCAAATGCATCAGAAGAGGTAAGGCAGAAAGAAATTCAGGAAACAAACAAGATTCTATCAAGAGCTATAAAACTTATTAAAACATACGCACAGAAACATAAAATTGATGCAGTTTTTGAAATAAGCCAGGGCAATGTAGTTTACTGGAACGACGCTTTAGATATCACCCAAACAATTATAAAAGAGATGGATAATTCAAAAACCAAGAAAAAATGA
- the bamA gene encoding outer membrane protein assembly factor BamA, with protein sequence MKKISFFIIFFIFLATTVSATPIVSIKIEGTLRTDKATIKSVIKTKIGSEFSPKQIDKDILNIYRLGFYQTVEADAEETKGGYILTYKVKEKPSIRYILFEGNSEISDKKLQKALKIKPYNILNKKLIEETIANIMGMYASKGMYLTNISYTLKKQPNNRVDIIFHIKESKETVIRDINIIGNKHISTDDLEDGLKNHVKKGPYILTFLPWFYTGKLRIDALESDRQKIIDKYLAKGYLDVDVSEPLVTVEPDTGNIHIDISIKEGKQYTLKSIKLKNIKPLSKKKVLATLDLEKNKPLNMVKLRKAIQKLTDDYGDFGYAFADINPIIKKDKKHHTVDLTLSVDKGKKVYISRIVIKGNVRTHDNVIRRELLLREGSLYSTSKIQRSKNNLINLQYFKNVKIQTKRVGKNKVKMIVSVEEKRTGMLTIGAGYGTYTKFSAMGSVSETNLFGTGIRGKLSASISSRETLYNLNLENPWWHNRPIAIGINIYHDEFTAYDYKQKKTGFAPYIAKRFYDQTLTLGIRYSFTHSKITLDTDNPGYFLEQEKGIHTDSSLIPFVNYSTLDNTVFPTSGINANYTFRFAGLGGDRRYIKSVLFAEYFHPLPLDLIGHVKGEIGAAKGLSGKDVPITQRFYLGGIDDLRGFETARVSPKDAEGNLIGGKTEAFGSAEVIFPIFSSLHFYGVLFADAGNTWLSHLKFSDLKKDAGVEIRWISPIGPVRISWGKNLSPKDGEKSSVFLFSFGTLF encoded by the coding sequence GTGAAAAAAATTAGTTTTTTTATAATATTTTTTATCTTTTTAGCCACAACTGTCTCTGCAACCCCCATCGTTTCAATAAAAATAGAAGGAACGCTAAGAACAGATAAGGCAACAATCAAAAGCGTGATAAAAACGAAAATTGGCAGTGAATTTTCTCCCAAACAGATAGATAAAGACATTTTGAACATCTACAGATTAGGGTTTTATCAAACTGTTGAGGCGGATGCAGAAGAAACAAAGGGTGGATATATCCTGACATACAAAGTAAAAGAAAAACCCTCCATAAGATACATTTTATTTGAGGGAAATAGCGAAATATCCGATAAAAAGCTCCAGAAAGCCTTAAAAATCAAACCTTACAATATCCTCAACAAAAAGCTTATCGAAGAAACCATAGCAAACATTATGGGCATGTATGCATCAAAAGGGATGTATCTTACAAATATCTCATATACGCTAAAAAAACAGCCCAATAACCGCGTGGATATTATTTTTCATATAAAGGAGAGCAAAGAAACAGTCATAAGAGACATAAATATCATTGGAAATAAGCATATTTCAACAGATGACCTTGAGGATGGGCTCAAAAACCATGTTAAAAAAGGACCCTATATTTTGACATTTCTACCGTGGTTTTATACGGGAAAATTAAGAATTGATGCCTTAGAAAGCGACAGACAAAAAATCATCGATAAATATTTAGCAAAGGGCTATTTAGATGTGGATGTTTCAGAGCCGCTTGTGACTGTAGAACCCGATACAGGCAATATCCATATCGATATCTCCATAAAAGAAGGCAAGCAATACACCTTAAAATCTATCAAGTTAAAAAATATAAAGCCATTGAGCAAAAAGAAGGTTTTAGCAACATTAGATCTTGAGAAAAACAAACCACTTAACATGGTAAAACTCAGAAAGGCCATACAGAAGCTAACAGACGACTATGGTGATTTTGGTTATGCATTTGCCGATATTAACCCCATCATAAAAAAGGACAAAAAACACCATACGGTTGATTTGACTTTAAGTGTGGATAAAGGTAAAAAGGTTTACATATCAAGAATTGTTATAAAAGGCAATGTAAGAACGCATGATAATGTCATAAGAAGGGAGTTGCTGCTTAGAGAGGGTAGTCTCTATTCAACATCAAAAATTCAACGATCAAAAAATAATCTGATTAACTTGCAGTATTTCAAGAATGTCAAAATCCAGACAAAGAGGGTTGGTAAAAATAAGGTCAAAATGATAGTAAGTGTTGAAGAAAAAAGAACAGGTATGCTGACCATTGGAGCGGGTTATGGCACATATACAAAGTTTTCTGCAATGGGTTCTGTATCCGAAACAAACCTATTCGGCACAGGCATCCGCGGAAAGTTATCAGCCAGTATTTCATCAAGAGAAACACTTTACAATCTAAACTTAGAAAATCCCTGGTGGCACAACAGACCCATAGCGATAGGCATAAACATATATCATGATGAGTTCACTGCATACGACTATAAACAAAAGAAAACTGGCTTTGCTCCGTATATTGCAAAAAGGTTTTACGATCAAACTTTGACTCTGGGCATTAGATACTCATTTACTCACAGCAAAATTACATTAGATACAGATAATCCCGGCTACTTCTTAGAACAGGAAAAAGGTATTCATACAGACAGTTCTCTTATACCCTTTGTTAACTATTCAACTCTGGACAACACGGTATTTCCCACATCAGGTATAAATGCAAACTATACATTTAGATTTGCTGGGCTGGGCGGCGATAGAAGATATATAAAAAGCGTTTTATTTGCAGAATATTTTCATCCCCTGCCGCTTGATTTAATTGGTCATGTTAAAGGGGAAATTGGTGCAGCAAAAGGATTATCAGGAAAGGATGTGCCTATAACCCAGAGATTTTATTTGGGTGGTATAGATGATTTAAGGGGTTTTGAAACAGCAAGGGTTTCTCCAAAAGATGCAGAAGGTAATCTTATAGGCGGCAAAACAGAGGCGTTTGGTTCGGCTGAAGTCATTTTCCCTATTTTTAGTTCCCTGCACTTCTATGGAGTTTTATTTGCGGATGCGGGAAATACATGGCTTAGTCATTTAAAATTTAGCGATTTAAAAAAGGATGCGGGTGTTGAGATAAGATGGATATCACCAATTGGACCTGTTAGAATCTCATGGGGTAAAAACCTTTCACCAAAAGACGGCGAAAAGAGCAGTGTATTTCTATTTTCATTTGGAACATTATTTTAA
- a CDS encoding ABC transporter ATP-binding protein produces MNLIEAKGIYKSFKSGQETIEVLKSINLEIKKSQMVALMGVSGSGKSTLLHILGLLSAPDSGEVIFSGSKIDFTSEENLALFRNKHIGFVFQFYSLLGELTILENIMLPSLIAKKSDKTKALELLNLVGFPQNRANNYPSMLSGGQLQRIALARALINSPDIVIADEPTANLDKNSSIDIVKAMRSINKENGQTFLIATHSSEVADYCDKVLVISGGQVSEKN; encoded by the coding sequence GTGAATCTAATAGAAGCAAAGGGAATTTATAAGTCCTTCAAAAGTGGCCAGGAAACAATAGAGGTTTTGAAAAGTATCAACTTGGAGATTAAAAAGAGTCAGATGGTCGCCCTGATGGGGGTTTCAGGTAGTGGCAAAAGCACACTTCTGCATATCTTAGGACTTTTAAGTGCTCCAGATAGCGGTGAAGTGATATTTTCAGGCAGCAAAATAGATTTTACCAGCGAAGAAAACTTAGCATTATTCAGAAACAAGCATATAGGCTTTGTGTTTCAATTTTACTCCTTGCTTGGTGAGCTGACGATTTTAGAAAATATCATGTTGCCCTCACTAATTGCAAAAAAATCGGATAAAACAAAGGCTTTAGAGCTTTTAAATCTTGTGGGCTTTCCACAAAATAGAGCAAATAATTATCCATCTATGCTTTCTGGCGGTCAGTTGCAGAGGATAGCTTTGGCAAGAGCTTTAATAAACAGCCCGGATATAGTTATAGCCGATGAGCCTACCGCTAATCTTGACAAAAACAGCTCAATAGATATAGTTAAAGCTATGAGATCAATCAATAAAGAAAATGGACAAACCTTTTTAATAGCCACACACAGCAGCGAGGTAGCAGACTACTGCGATAAGGTGTTAGTAATATCTGGAGGTCAGGTTAGTGAAAAAAATTAG
- a CDS encoding ABC transporter permease — MNFETYLALKYIKSTKGKEKFISFSSFISMAGIAIGVAALIIVMGVMNGFDNELEKKIVDVNPHIVIKNVRGVFDYNKALINKISHTKGIKTATGVLITQGMITGGGASMGVVINGIDVKQNPIKRYIIYGRLKNKGVILGYELSKILGIGVGGSVRIILPFGKTTPFGFAPLSFKETVTGLFKSGMYDYDASFVYIPLEEIWSKTDLKNKINTIAVELKDPFKAKQIAEELTARLPANFYASSWIELNSNFFTALKLEKAAMFIILMLIIIVASFNITSSLVMLVLQKTRDIAVLRSLGATGRNIRNIFIKQSAIIGTIGIIAGDILGITLSILLKKYHFIKLPSSVYYITTIPVDLNPIYIVFTTLLAFILVIASSIYPATKASKLNIIEVLRQ; from the coding sequence GTGAACTTTGAAACCTATTTAGCCTTAAAATACATAAAATCTACAAAGGGAAAGGAGAAGTTTATCTCCTTCTCCTCCTTTATATCGATGGCAGGTATAGCAATAGGTGTTGCCGCTTTGATCATCGTTATGGGGGTAATGAATGGCTTTGATAACGAGCTTGAAAAAAAGATTGTTGATGTTAACCCCCATATCGTTATAAAGAATGTCAGGGGTGTTTTTGATTACAATAAAGCATTAATCAATAAAATATCTCACACAAAAGGTATAAAAACAGCAACGGGCGTTTTGATAACACAGGGAATGATTACAGGCGGCGGTGCCTCTATGGGCGTTGTGATAAACGGTATAGATGTTAAACAAAACCCGATAAAACGCTATATCATTTACGGCAGACTAAAAAACAAAGGTGTTATACTTGGATATGAGCTGTCAAAAATTTTAGGCATTGGCGTGGGTGGCAGTGTAAGGATTATTCTACCCTTTGGAAAAACCACACCGTTTGGCTTTGCGCCACTTTCATTCAAAGAAACAGTAACAGGATTGTTCAAAAGCGGTATGTATGATTACGATGCAAGCTTTGTTTATATACCGCTTGAGGAAATCTGGAGCAAAACTGATCTAAAAAACAAGATAAACACTATAGCCGTGGAATTAAAAGACCCTTTTAAAGCAAAACAGATAGCAGAAGAACTTACAGCCAGGCTGCCTGCCAATTTTTATGCATCAAGCTGGATAGAGCTGAACAGCAACTTCTTCACTGCACTCAAACTTGAAAAGGCCGCAATGTTTATAATCCTGATGCTTATAATCATTGTTGCATCGTTTAACATAACAAGCTCTCTTGTTATGCTTGTGCTGCAGAAAACCCGTGATATAGCTGTTTTAAGAAGCCTTGGCGCAACAGGTAGAAACATAAGAAATATATTTATAAAGCAGTCTGCAATCATAGGCACAATAGGAATAATTGCCGGAGATATCTTAGGCATCACACTTTCCATTCTTTTAAAGAAATACCACTTCATTAAACTACCAAGTAGCGTTTACTATATAACAACAATTCCGGTTGATCTAAATCCCATATACATCGTTTTTACAACCCTGTTAGCCTTCATACTTGTTATTGCCTCAAGCATCTATCCTGCAACAAAAGCCTCAAAACTAAACATAATAGAGGTTTTAAGGCAGTGA